In one Alnus glutinosa chromosome 12, dhAlnGlut1.1, whole genome shotgun sequence genomic region, the following are encoded:
- the LOC133851656 gene encoding large ribosomal subunit protein uL2 — protein MGRVIRAQRKGAGSVFKSHTHHRKGPARFRSLDFGERNGYLKGVITEIVHDPGRGAPLARITFRHPFRYKKQNELFVAAEGMYTGQFVYCGRKANLMVGNVLPLRSIPEGAVVCNVEHHVGDRGVLARCSGDYAIVISHNPDNDTTRVKLPSGAKKIVPSGCRAMIGQVAGGGRTEKPLLKAGNAYHKFRVKRNCWPKVRGVAMNPVEHPHGGGNHQHIGHASTVRRDAPPGQKVGLIAARRTGRLRGQAAATASKADKA, from the exons ATGGGTCGTGTCATTCGCGCTCAGCGTAAGGGTGCGGGGTCGGTCTTCAAGTCCCACACCCACCACCGCAAGGGCCCGGCCCGCTTCCGCAGCCTCGACTTCGGGGAGCGCAACGGCTACCTCAAGGGAGTGATCACCGAGATCGTGCACGACCCGGGTCGCGGAGCGCCACTCGCTCGCATCACTTTCCGCCATCCCTTCCGCTACAAGAAGCAGAACGAGCTTTTCGTCGCTGCCGAGGGTATGTACACGGGCCAGTTCGTGTACTGCGGGAGAAAGGCCAATCTCATGGTCGGAAACGTCTTGCCTCTCAGATCGATTCCCGAAGGAGCGGTGGTATGCAACGTTGAGCACCACGTTGGGGACCGTGGGGTCTTGGCTAGGTGCTCTGGGGATTACGCTATTGTTATCAGCCACAACCCTGATAACGACACCACCAG GGTTAAACTTCCATCCGGTGCTAAGAAAATTGTTCCAAGCGGATGCCGAGCTATGATCGGGCAGGTTGCAGGTGGAGGGAGAACTGAGAAGCCCCTTCTTAAGGCTGGTAATGCTTACCACAAGTTCAGAGTGAAGAGGAACTGCTGGCCTAAGGTTCGTGGTGTGGCTATGAACCCAGTTGAGCATCCTCACGGAGGAGGTAACCACCAGCATATTGGACATGCAAGTACTGTCAGGCGTGATGCACCTCCTGGTCAAAAGGTTGGTCTTATTGCTGCAAGGAGGACCGGTCGGCTCAGAGGACAAGCTGCTGCTACTGCTTCTAAAGCTGATAAGGCTTAA